Within the Deltaproteobacteria bacterium genome, the region ACCACGTGCAATGCCCGTCCGGCATTCCGCTGAAGCGGGAGATCGCGGCGCAGCTCGGCGAAGGAAGGACGCGCGCCGAGGTGCTGGCGTACTTCTCCACGAAGTACGGCGAGAAGATCCTCTCGGCGCCGACCACGACGGGCTTCAATCTCGTCGCGTGGGTCACGCCGTTCGCGGCGGTGCTGGTCGCCGGGGCCGTGATCGTGGTCGTGTCGCGGCGATGGCGGCGACCGCCGACCGTGCCTCCGCCCTCCAGGCCGGCGCCGATCGACGAGGCGCGCCGCGCGCGCCTCGAGGCCGAGCTCGGCCGGTTCGACGCGTGAGCCGACGGCCGTGAGCGCGTTGGTCTACCTCGTCGGACTGGTCGTGATCGCGAGCGTCGCGGCGGCGATCGCCTGGCCGCTGCTGCGTCCTTCCGTTGCGGGTTCGGCGGGGCCCGTCGGCGATCCCGAGCGCTATCGGTGGGAGAAGGAGAAGGAGCTCGCGTACGCCGCCATCAAGGAGGCGGACTTCGACCTGCAGATGGGAAAGCTCTCGACCGAGGACCACGCGGCGATACGCGACACGTACGAGGCCCGCGCGCTCGCGGCCCTCGCGGCGCTCGAGAGGTTCGGGTGACCGATGCCGATCGTGCCGCGGTGATCGCCGCGGATGCCGTCGGCAAGGCGTTCGGTCGGACCGTCGTGCTGCGCGACGTGACCCTTCGGATCGACGCGGGCGACGCGGTCGCGGTCTTCGGACCGAACGGCGCGGGAAAGAGCACCATGCTCCGCCTGTTCGCCGGCCTCATGGCGCCCACGAGCGGGAGGCTGCGGGTGTTCGACGTGACGGGTCCGGATCCGGCCGTACGGCGTCGGGTCGGCCTGGTCGCCCACCAGAGCTTCCTCTATCCGGACCTCACGGCGCGGGAGAACCTGCGCTTCTACGCCCGCATGTTCGGGCTCGGCGATGCGGACGAGCGCGTCCGGATCTGGCTCGAGCGCGTGGCGCTCACGGAGGCGGGTGCGCGGCCGGTCCGACTCTTCTCGCGCGGCATGGAGCAGCGGCTCGCGCTCGCGCGCGCGCTCATCCACGATCCGGATCTCGTGATCCTCGACGAGCCGTGGACCGGACTCGACGCCGCGGCCGCGGACTGGCTCGCCGACCTGCTCCGCGAGCTCCGCGATCGCGGCCGCACCATCGTGGTCGCCACGCACGACTTCCGGCGCGGCGTCGACGTCGCGACGCGCGTGTTGATCGTGCACCGGGGACGGGTCGCGTGGGACGGTCCGGTCCCGACCGTGGCCGCGCTCGACGGGGTCTATCGGCAGGTGACGGGGGCGGTCGCCGCATGAGCGCCGCATGGCGGATCCTGCACAAGGATCTCGTACTCGAGCTTCGGACGCGCGAGGCGCTTTCCGGTCTCGTGGTCCTCATGCTGCTCGTGCTGCTGACGTTCACCTTCGCGATGGATCCCGAAGGCGCGGCCAACGCCGCTCCCGCCGTTCAGTGGGTGACGTTCGTCTTCGCCGGCCTCATGGCGATCCAGCGCGCGTTCCTCCTCGAGCGCGAGAACGGCGCGTGGTACGGCCTCCTGCTCTGTCCCATCGACCGCGGCGCCATCTTCGTCGCGAAGATGGCGAGCAACGTGATCGTGCTCGGCCTCGCGCAGGTCGTGCTGATGGCCTTGCTGGCCTTGCTGCTCGGCGCGTCGGTCCTCGCGGCGCCCGCCGCCGTGCTCTTCGTGAACCTTCTCGGGCTCATCGGCTTCGCGGCGCTCGCGACGTTGTTCGCGGCGATCTCGGTGCGTCTGCGGGCACGCGAGATGATGCTGCCGCTCTTGGTGTTGCCGCTCCTGGTCCCGCTCGTGATCTGCGCCGTGGAGGCGAGCCGCGTCGTCATGAGCGGCGGCAGCCTCGCGAGTGCCGGCGCGTGGCTCCGCGTGCTCGCGGCCTTCGACGTCATCTTCAGCGTCGCCGGATGGATGGTCTTCGAACATGTGGTGCAGGAATGAGCGCGCCAGCTTCCTCCGTGCCGGTCGTCGATCGCGTGCTGCCGATCGCCAGCACGCTCGCCATGCTGGCGGCGCTCTGGTGCGTCTTCGTGTACGTGCCGAACGAGCGCATGCAGGGCGCCGTGCAGCGCATCTTCTACTTCCACGTGAACTCGGCGTGGGCTGCCTTCCTCGGCTTCTTCGTGGCCGCGGGCGCGAGCGGTCTCTTTCTGTGGCGAGGCCGCCTCGAGCACGACCGGGTGGCGGTGGCGGCGGTCGAGGTCGGCATGCTGTTCTGTACGATGGTCCTCGTCACCGGTCCGATCTGGGCGCGGCCGATCTGGGGCGCGTGGTGGACCTGGGATCCGCGACTCACGATGACGGTCATTCTGTGGACGATCTACGCCGTGTATCTGGTGCTGCGATCGAGTGCCCGCGAGGATCCGCAGATCGCGCGCTATGCCGCCGTGCTCGCGGTGGTCGGGGTGCTCGACGTGCCGCTCATCCAGGTCTCCGTGCGTCTGTGGCGCGGCATGCACCCGTCGGTGATCTCCGCGCCCGCGAACAAGGGTGGTCTCGAGGATCCACGCATGGTGGTCGCGCTGCTGGTCACGATGGTCGCGTTCATGTTGCTGTTCGTGTGGCTTCTGCGGCTGCGCTGCGAGGGCCTGCGCTTGCGCGACGAGTTGCACGATCTGGAGGATCGCGTGGAGGAGGTCGCCCGATGAGCGCTACGGATCGGTTCTGGTTCCTGTTCGCCGCCTACGGCGCGATCTGGATCCTGCTGGCGGTGTTCCTGATGCACCTCGGCCGCCGCCATCGGGCGCTCGAACGGGAGTTGCGGGACCTCGAGTCCCGGGTGCCCCCACGATCCGCGCTCTGACGAGTTCCCGCCGCGGTCCCGACGGACCGCATGCGACGAAATCGGCGACCGTTACGCGAATGACAGTGCAAGCGCGTTGCCGGGTGCGCGCGCGCGCGCCCAGGGGGCGCGCGCGCCGACCTTCGTGAGGTTTCCCGGTGGTTTCGGATCGCGATTCCGAGGCGCGTTGCCAGGCCACTGGCATGTCGCTTG harbors:
- the ccmD gene encoding heme exporter protein CcmD, which gives rise to MSATDRFWFLFAAYGAIWILLAVFLMHLGRRHRALERELRDLESRVPPRSAL
- a CDS encoding heme exporter protein CcmB → MSAAWRILHKDLVLELRTREALSGLVVLMLLVLLTFTFAMDPEGAANAAPAVQWVTFVFAGLMAIQRAFLLERENGAWYGLLLCPIDRGAIFVAKMASNVIVLGLAQVVLMALLALLLGASVLAAPAAVLFVNLLGLIGFAALATLFAAISVRLRAREMMLPLLVLPLLVPLVICAVEASRVVMSGGSLASAGAWLRVLAAFDVIFSVAGWMVFEHVVQE
- a CDS encoding cytochrome c-type biogenesis protein CcmH, with product MKNATQTEIEEALTCQCGCGLTVHSCNHVQCPSGIPLKREIAAQLGEGRTRAEVLAYFSTKYGEKILSAPTTTGFNLVAWVTPFAAVLVAGAVIVVVSRRWRRPPTVPPPSRPAPIDEARRARLEAELGRFDA
- the ccmA gene encoding heme ABC exporter ATP-binding protein CcmA; the protein is MTDADRAAVIAADAVGKAFGRTVVLRDVTLRIDAGDAVAVFGPNGAGKSTMLRLFAGLMAPTSGRLRVFDVTGPDPAVRRRVGLVAHQSFLYPDLTARENLRFYARMFGLGDADERVRIWLERVALTEAGARPVRLFSRGMEQRLALARALIHDPDLVILDEPWTGLDAAAADWLADLLRELRDRGRTIVVATHDFRRGVDVATRVLIVHRGRVAWDGPVPTVAALDGVYRQVTGAVAA
- the ccsA gene encoding cytochrome c biogenesis protein CcsA, which encodes MSAPASSVPVVDRVLPIASTLAMLAALWCVFVYVPNERMQGAVQRIFYFHVNSAWAAFLGFFVAAGASGLFLWRGRLEHDRVAVAAVEVGMLFCTMVLVTGPIWARPIWGAWWTWDPRLTMTVILWTIYAVYLVLRSSAREDPQIARYAAVLAVVGVLDVPLIQVSVRLWRGMHPSVISAPANKGGLEDPRMVVALLVTMVAFMLLFVWLLRLRCEGLRLRDELHDLEDRVEEVAR